One Mycolicibacterium parafortuitum DNA segment encodes these proteins:
- a CDS encoding YbhB/YbcL family Raf kinase inhibitor-like protein produces MAFDYDPYSFLPQLPTFTVTSESFTDGQPWGNDQVSGIMGAGGSDISPQLSWSGFPEETRSFAVTVYDPDAPTASGFWHWAVFNLPATVTDLPAGVGDGSAQGFPGDAVTLANDAGLKRFIGAAPPAGHGPHRYIVAVHAVGVEKLDVPADATPAYLGFNLFGHAIARALITGTYEQK; encoded by the coding sequence ATGGCGTTTGACTACGACCCGTATTCGTTCCTGCCGCAGCTGCCCACCTTCACCGTCACTTCGGAGTCGTTCACCGACGGGCAGCCGTGGGGCAACGATCAGGTCAGCGGCATCATGGGCGCGGGTGGCTCCGACATCTCGCCGCAGCTGAGCTGGTCGGGCTTCCCCGAGGAGACCCGCAGCTTCGCCGTGACCGTCTACGACCCCGACGCGCCGACGGCGTCGGGTTTCTGGCACTGGGCCGTGTTCAACCTGCCCGCGACGGTCACCGACCTGCCCGCGGGTGTCGGGGACGGCAGCGCGCAGGGATTCCCCGGTGACGCAGTCACTTTGGCCAACGACGCCGGACTGAAGCGGTTCATCGGGGCTGCCCCGCCCGCCGGTCACGGCCCGCACCGCTACATCGTCGCGGTGCACGCCGTCGGCGTCGAGAAGCTCGACGTGCCCGCCGACGCGACCCCGGCCTACCTCGGGTTCAACCTGTTCGGGCACGCGATCGCCCGTGCCCTGATCACCGGCACCTACGAGCAGAAGTAG
- a CDS encoding DUF1254 domain-containing protein, whose amino-acid sequence MRTVRRLTAVLAALILLAGCGTDSGSQQADTSTSPAPPPVAAEVTPEQARAIAKEAYIYGFPLVDNYRVQYSYFVDKQDPEYKGGWNAIHNTARVYTPADKAIQTPNSDTPYSFVGADLRAEPLVLTVPPVEQDRYYSLQFVDGYTYNFAYVGSRTTGNGGGRYLLAGPNWKGEKPEGVDEVIRSDTELAFVLYRTQLFGPTDLDAVKKIQDGYQVAPLSVFLNQPSPEPAPAIDFVPPLTADQQRTSPQFFETLNFALRFAPVLPDERELRDRFATIGIGADGDYDADTLTPQMRAAVEGGIADAWAEFDALKKNEVDTGKVTSAQFFGTRDELKDNYLYRMAGAALGIYGNTAAEAIYPAAFNDAAGEPLTGANNYVYRFAPGQLPPVNAFWSVTMYELPASLLVDNPIDRYLINSEMLPTLVPDVDGGYTLYVQNSSPGPEKEPNWLPAPKGPFGLVLRLYWPKPDALNGSWTAPVPEKV is encoded by the coding sequence ATGCGGACAGTGCGTCGTCTGACGGCCGTGTTGGCGGCGCTGATACTGCTCGCAGGCTGCGGCACGGACTCGGGGTCGCAGCAGGCCGACACGTCGACCTCGCCGGCCCCGCCGCCCGTCGCCGCGGAGGTGACCCCCGAACAAGCCCGGGCGATCGCGAAAGAGGCCTACATCTACGGTTTTCCGCTCGTCGACAACTACCGCGTGCAGTACAGCTACTTCGTCGACAAGCAGGACCCCGAGTACAAGGGCGGCTGGAACGCGATCCACAACACCGCGCGGGTCTACACGCCCGCCGACAAGGCCATCCAGACGCCGAACTCGGACACCCCGTACTCGTTCGTCGGGGCCGACCTGCGCGCCGAACCGCTGGTCCTGACCGTCCCGCCGGTCGAGCAGGACCGCTATTACTCGCTGCAGTTCGTCGACGGGTACACCTACAACTTCGCTTACGTCGGCAGCCGCACCACCGGCAACGGCGGTGGCAGGTACCTGCTCGCGGGACCGAACTGGAAGGGCGAGAAACCCGAGGGCGTCGACGAGGTGATCCGGTCGGACACCGAGCTCGCATTCGTGTTGTACCGCACGCAGCTGTTCGGCCCGACCGACCTCGACGCGGTCAAGAAGATCCAGGACGGCTACCAGGTTGCGCCGCTGTCGGTGTTCCTGAACCAGCCGTCCCCGGAACCGGCGCCGGCGATCGACTTCGTCCCGCCGCTGACCGCCGACCAGCAGCGCACCTCGCCGCAGTTCTTCGAGACCCTGAACTTCGCGCTGCGGTTCGCGCCGGTACTGCCCGACGAGCGTGAGCTGCGGGACCGGTTCGCCACGATCGGCATCGGGGCCGACGGCGACTACGACGCCGATACGCTGACGCCGCAGATGCGCGCCGCGGTCGAGGGCGGAATCGCCGACGCGTGGGCGGAGTTCGATGCGCTCAAGAAGAACGAGGTCGACACCGGCAAGGTCACCTCGGCGCAGTTCTTCGGCACCCGGGACGAGCTCAAGGACAACTACCTGTACCGGATGGCCGGCGCGGCGCTGGGCATCTATGGCAACACCGCGGCCGAGGCGATCTACCCCGCCGCGTTCAACGACGCCGCCGGGGAGCCGCTGACCGGCGCGAACAACTACGTGTACCGGTTCGCGCCCGGTCAGCTGCCGCCGGTGAACGCGTTCTGGTCGGTGACCATGTACGAGTTGCCCGCCAGCCTGCTCGTCGACAACCCGATCGACCGCTACCTGATCAACTCGGAGATGCTGCCGACCCTGGTGCCCGACGTCGACGGCGGCTACACGCTGTACGTGCAGAACAGCTCACCGGGCCCGGAGAAGGAGCCGAACTGGCTGCCCGCGCCGAAGGGACCGTTCGGGTTGGTGCTGCGGCTGTACTGGCCCAAACCGGATGCGCTCAACGGGAGCTGGACGGCTCCGGTGCCCGAGAAGGTCTGA
- a CDS encoding quinone-dependent dihydroorotate dehydrogenase, producing the protein MYTALRKALFLVPPETIHTWVFAGLRAATGPAPLRRGLARRLAPHDPVLASTVFGVRFPAPLGLAAGFDKDGLGVHAWGALGFGYAEVGTVTAQAQPGNPEPRLFRLPADRALLNRMGFNNHGSAALAQRLARSAPDVPIGVNIGKTKITAPEDAPADYAESARLLGSLAAYLVVNVSSPNTPGLRDLQSVESLRPILSAVLAETSTPVLVKIAPDLADRDIDEIADLAVELGLAGIVATNTTISRDGLATPGAADLGAGGVSGPPVARRALEVLRRLHARVGDRLVLISVGGIETADDAWERITAGASLLQGYTGFVYGGGTWAKSINDGIAEHLRAHGFSGLAEAVGSAAR; encoded by the coding sequence ATGTACACGGCACTGCGCAAAGCCCTGTTCCTGGTCCCGCCCGAAACCATCCACACCTGGGTGTTCGCCGGGTTGCGGGCCGCCACCGGACCGGCTCCGCTGCGCCGCGGGCTGGCACGGCGTCTCGCACCGCACGATCCGGTGCTGGCCTCCACCGTGTTCGGGGTGCGCTTTCCGGCGCCGCTGGGCCTGGCCGCGGGTTTCGACAAGGACGGTCTGGGCGTACACGCCTGGGGCGCACTGGGATTCGGTTACGCCGAGGTCGGCACGGTGACCGCGCAGGCGCAGCCCGGTAACCCGGAGCCGCGGCTGTTCCGGCTGCCCGCCGACCGCGCCCTGCTCAACCGGATGGGCTTCAACAACCACGGGTCGGCCGCGCTCGCGCAGCGACTCGCCCGAAGCGCACCGGACGTGCCGATCGGCGTGAACATCGGCAAGACGAAGATCACCGCGCCGGAGGACGCCCCGGCGGACTACGCCGAGAGCGCCAGGCTGCTCGGCTCGCTGGCCGCCTACCTGGTGGTGAACGTCAGCTCGCCGAACACCCCTGGGCTGCGGGACCTGCAGTCGGTCGAATCGCTGCGACCGATCCTGTCCGCCGTACTGGCCGAGACGTCGACGCCGGTGCTGGTCAAGATCGCCCCCGACCTCGCCGACCGAGACATCGACGAGATCGCCGACCTCGCAGTGGAACTCGGCCTCGCCGGGATCGTCGCGACCAACACCACGATCTCGCGTGACGGGCTGGCCACCCCCGGGGCCGCCGACCTCGGCGCCGGGGGCGTCTCGGGTCCGCCGGTCGCCCGCCGCGCGCTGGAGGTGCTGCGCCGCCTGCACGCCCGCGTCGGTGACCGGCTGGTGCTGATCAGCGTCGGCGGCATCGAGACCGCCGACGACGCGTGGGAACGGATCACCGCGGGCGCGTCACTGCTGCAGGGCTACACCGGGTTCGTCTACGGCGGCGGGACGTGGGCCAAGTCGATCAACGACGGCATCGCCGAACACCTCCGCGCACACGGGTTCTCCGGGCTGGCGGAGGCGGTCGGCTCGGCGGCGCGGTAG
- a CDS encoding SCO1664 family protein, with protein sequence MTSSEILQRGELVVLGRIRSASNATFLCEATLDGATEHCVYKPVRGEAPLWDFPDGTLAGRELSSYLISAALGWNVVPYTIIRDGPAGPGMLQRWIDQPDDDATEAAAGPDLIDLVPAGKVPPGFLPILQAYDYAGDEVTLVHADDERLRRIAVFDVLINNADRKGGHVLQGIDGGVYGVDHGVTLHEEDKLRTVLWGWAGKPVDDETLTDVEKLGEALKSDLGTELRDHITPREVAALRSRIVGLLRNPVMPTPDRRRPIPWPAF encoded by the coding sequence ATGACGAGCTCTGAGATCCTCCAGCGCGGTGAGCTGGTGGTGCTCGGCCGGATCCGGTCGGCGAGCAACGCGACATTCCTGTGTGAGGCGACCCTCGACGGCGCCACCGAGCACTGTGTCTACAAACCGGTGCGCGGGGAGGCGCCGCTGTGGGATTTCCCCGACGGCACACTGGCGGGCCGCGAGCTGTCGTCGTATCTGATCTCCGCGGCGCTGGGCTGGAATGTGGTGCCCTACACCATCATCCGGGACGGGCCGGCCGGGCCGGGGATGCTGCAGCGCTGGATCGACCAACCGGACGACGACGCGACGGAAGCCGCTGCCGGACCCGATCTGATCGACCTCGTCCCGGCGGGCAAGGTGCCGCCGGGGTTCCTGCCGATCCTGCAGGCCTACGACTATGCCGGCGACGAGGTGACCCTGGTGCACGCCGACGATGAGCGGCTGCGCCGAATCGCGGTGTTCGACGTGCTGATCAACAACGCCGACCGCAAGGGCGGACACGTCCTGCAGGGCATCGACGGCGGCGTCTACGGCGTCGACCACGGGGTCACGCTGCACGAAGAGGACAAGCTGCGCACCGTGCTGTGGGGTTGGGCGGGCAAACCCGTCGATGACGAAACCCTGACCGATGTCGAGAAACTCGGCGAGGCGCTGAAGTCCGATCTGGGCACCGAGCTGCGCGACCACATCACGCCGCGAGAAGTCGCCGCGTTACGGTCCAGAATCGTTGGCCTGCTGCGCAATCCGGTGATGCCGACACCTGACCGTCGGCGGCCGATCCCATGGCCCGCGTTCTGA
- a CDS encoding M20/M25/M40 family metallo-hydrolase — translation MTGQPTPSDEVVGLVSSLIRFDTSNTGEPATTKGEAECARWVADQLSEVGYTCEYVEAGAPGRANVFARLEGADRSRGALMLHGHLDVVPAEASDWSVHPFSGAVEDGYVWGRGAVDMKDMVGMLIAVARHFKRAGIVPPRDLVFAFVSDEEAGGNYGCKWLVENRPDLFDGVTEAVGEVGGFSLTVPRRDGGERRLYLIETAEKAMLWMRLTARGRAGHGSMVHDDNAVTVLSEAVARLGRHRFPIVLTESVEQFLTAVSEETGYAFDPASPDLDGTIAKLGGIARIVGATLRDTANPTMLKAGYKANVIPGTAEAVIDCRVLPGRLAAFEREVDEIIGPDVTREWITNLPSYETPFEGALLDAMNGAILATDPDARTVPYMLSGGTDAKHFARLGIRCFGFAPLRLPPDLDFAALFHGVDERVPVDALQFGAQVLEHFLLHS, via the coding sequence GTGACTGGTCAGCCCACGCCGAGTGACGAGGTCGTCGGCCTCGTCAGCTCGCTCATCCGGTTCGACACCTCCAACACCGGGGAGCCGGCCACCACCAAGGGCGAGGCCGAATGCGCGCGCTGGGTCGCCGACCAGCTCTCCGAGGTCGGTTACACCTGCGAGTACGTCGAGGCCGGCGCGCCGGGGCGGGCCAACGTGTTCGCGCGGCTGGAAGGCGCCGACCGCTCCCGCGGCGCGCTGATGTTGCACGGACACCTGGACGTCGTGCCCGCCGAGGCGTCGGACTGGAGCGTGCACCCGTTCTCCGGGGCGGTCGAGGACGGCTACGTCTGGGGGCGCGGCGCGGTCGACATGAAGGACATGGTCGGGATGCTGATCGCGGTCGCCCGGCACTTCAAACGCGCGGGCATCGTGCCGCCGCGCGACCTGGTGTTCGCGTTCGTCTCCGACGAGGAGGCCGGCGGCAACTACGGCTGCAAGTGGCTGGTCGAGAACCGTCCGGACCTGTTCGACGGTGTCACCGAGGCGGTCGGCGAGGTCGGCGGATTCTCGCTGACGGTGCCGCGCCGCGACGGCGGGGAACGCCGGCTGTACCTGATCGAGACCGCCGAGAAGGCGATGCTGTGGATGCGCCTGACCGCGCGGGGCCGCGCCGGGCACGGCTCGATGGTGCACGACGACAACGCCGTCACCGTGCTGTCGGAGGCCGTCGCCAGGCTCGGCAGGCACCGTTTCCCGATCGTGCTGACCGAATCGGTCGAACAGTTCCTCACCGCCGTCTCCGAGGAGACCGGCTACGCGTTCGACCCCGCATCACCCGATCTCGACGGCACGATCGCCAAGCTCGGCGGCATCGCGCGCATCGTCGGCGCCACGCTGCGCGACACCGCGAACCCGACGATGCTCAAGGCCGGCTACAAGGCCAACGTGATCCCGGGCACCGCGGAGGCCGTGATCGACTGCCGTGTGCTGCCGGGCCGGCTCGCCGCCTTCGAGCGCGAGGTCGACGAGATCATCGGCCCCGACGTCACCCGGGAGTGGATCACCAACCTGCCGTCGTACGAGACGCCGTTCGAGGGGGCGCTGCTCGACGCGATGAACGGCGCGATCCTGGCCACCGATCCGGATGCGCGCACCGTGCCGTACATGCTCTCCGGCGGTACCGACGCAAAACACTTCGCGCGCTTGGGAATTCGCTGCTTCGGTTTCGCCCCGCTGCGGCTGCCACCCGACCTGGACTTCGCCGCCCTGTTCCACGGCGTCGACGAACGGGTACCTGTCGATGCGCTGCAGTTCGGCGCGCAGGTGCTCGAGCACTTCCTGCTGCACTCGTAG
- a CDS encoding histidine phosphatase family protein: protein MTVLLVRHGRSTSNTAHTLAGRSEGVDLDDRGREQASGLVDRLGGLPIRAIVRSPLLRCERTMEPLAAALGLQPVVEDRITEVDYGSWTGRKIAELVKEPLWAVVQQQPSAAVFPEGEGLAGVQARAVAAVREHDRRLADEHGGDVLWVACTHGDVIKSVLADALGTHLDSFQRINADPASVSAIRYTPMRPFVIHVNHTGGALNAALNQSPSETKDVPAGDAVVGGSTD, encoded by the coding sequence ATGACGGTTCTGCTGGTGCGGCACGGGCGCTCGACGTCGAACACCGCGCACACGCTGGCCGGTCGTTCGGAAGGCGTCGACCTCGACGACCGCGGCCGCGAACAGGCCTCGGGGCTGGTCGACCGGCTCGGCGGGCTCCCGATCCGGGCCATCGTCCGCTCGCCGCTGCTGCGCTGTGAGCGCACGATGGAACCGCTGGCCGCCGCACTCGGGCTGCAACCGGTCGTCGAGGACCGGATCACCGAGGTCGACTACGGGTCCTGGACCGGCCGCAAGATCGCCGAACTGGTCAAGGAGCCGCTCTGGGCGGTGGTGCAGCAGCAACCCAGCGCCGCGGTGTTCCCCGAGGGCGAGGGGCTGGCCGGTGTGCAGGCGCGCGCCGTCGCGGCGGTCCGCGAACACGACCGCCGGCTCGCCGATGAACACGGCGGCGACGTGTTGTGGGTCGCGTGCACGCACGGCGACGTCATCAAATCGGTACTGGCCGACGCGCTGGGCACCCACCTGGACAGCTTCCAGCGGATCAACGCCGACCCCGCATCGGTCAGCGCGATCCGCTACACGCCGATGCGCCCGTTCGTGATCCACGTCAACCACACCGGCGGTGCGCTGAACGCCGCCCTCAACCAGTCCCCGAGCGAGACGAAAGACGTCCCGGCCGGCGACGCGGTGGTGGGCGGGTCCACCGACTGA
- a CDS encoding undecaprenyl-diphosphate phosphatase has translation MSWLQVVVLSVIQGLAEFLPVSSSGHLAITSRVFFDDDAGASFTAVSQLGTEAAVLVFFARDIVRIVKAWFAGLFTAGRRDADYWLGWWVIIGTIPISVIGLLFKDEIRTGARNLWLVATAMIVFSFVIAAAEYVGRQTRRVEQLTWRDAVIVGFAQCLALVPGVSRSGATISAGLFLGMERELAARFGFLLAIPAVFASGLFSLPDAFAPVGEGMSATGPQLVVSIVVAFVVGYAAVAWFLRFLVRHSMYWFVGYRIILGTVVLVLLATGTVAAI, from the coding sequence ATGTCGTGGCTGCAGGTCGTCGTCCTGTCGGTGATCCAGGGACTCGCCGAGTTCCTGCCCGTCTCGTCGTCCGGTCACCTCGCCATCACCTCACGGGTGTTCTTCGACGACGATGCGGGCGCGTCGTTCACCGCGGTCAGCCAGCTCGGCACCGAGGCCGCGGTACTGGTCTTTTTCGCCCGCGACATCGTGCGGATCGTCAAGGCGTGGTTCGCCGGTCTGTTCACCGCAGGGCGGCGCGACGCCGACTACTGGCTGGGCTGGTGGGTGATCATCGGCACCATCCCGATCAGCGTCATCGGCCTGCTGTTCAAGGACGAGATCCGGACCGGTGCGCGCAATCTGTGGCTGGTCGCGACCGCGATGATCGTGTTCTCGTTCGTGATCGCCGCCGCCGAATACGTCGGCAGGCAGACCCGCCGGGTCGAACAGCTGACCTGGCGCGACGCGGTGATCGTCGGCTTCGCCCAGTGTCTGGCGCTGGTGCCCGGCGTGTCGCGCTCGGGCGCGACGATCAGCGCGGGCCTGTTCCTCGGTATGGAGCGCGAGTTGGCGGCCCGGTTCGGGTTCCTGCTCGCCATCCCGGCGGTGTTCGCGTCCGGCCTGTTCTCGCTGCCCGACGCGTTCGCGCCGGTCGGGGAGGGGATGAGCGCCACCGGCCCGCAGCTGGTGGTGTCGATCGTGGTCGCGTTCGTCGTCGGCTACGCCGCGGTGGCCTGGTTCCTGCGCTTCCTGGTCCGGCACAGCATGTACTGGTTCGTCGGATACCGCATCATCCTCGGCACGGTGGTGCTGGTGCTGCTCGCGACAGGGACGGTGGCCGCGATATGA
- a CDS encoding dihydropteroate synthase — protein sequence MATRLSGLEPLNIDDDSLFVNIGERTNITGSARFRNLIKANDYDTALSVALQQVEVGAQVIDINMDEGMIDGVAAMDRFTKLIAAEPDISRVPVMIDSSKWEVIEAGLKNVQGKPIVNSISLKEGEEKFVREARLCRKYGAAVVVMAFDEQGQADNLERRKEICGRAYRILTEEVGFPAEDIIFDPNCFALATGIEEHATYGIDFIEACSWIKANLPGVHISGGISNVSFSFRGNNPVREAIHAVFLFHAIKAGLDMGIVNAGALVPYDSIDPELRERIEDVVLNRREDAAERLLEIAERFNTKEKGEDPAAAEWRSLPVRERITHALVKGLDAHVDEDTEELRAEIEAAGDGRSRSSRAR from the coding sequence GTGGCCACCCGGCTGTCGGGGCTGGAGCCGCTCAACATCGACGACGACTCGCTGTTCGTCAACATCGGTGAGCGAACCAACATCACCGGCTCGGCCCGGTTCCGCAACCTGATCAAGGCCAACGACTACGACACCGCGCTGTCGGTGGCCCTGCAGCAGGTCGAGGTCGGTGCGCAGGTCATCGACATCAACATGGACGAGGGCATGATCGACGGCGTCGCCGCGATGGACCGGTTCACGAAGCTGATCGCCGCCGAACCCGACATCAGCCGCGTCCCGGTGATGATCGACTCCTCCAAGTGGGAGGTCATCGAGGCCGGCCTGAAGAACGTGCAGGGCAAGCCGATCGTGAACTCGATCTCGCTGAAAGAGGGCGAGGAGAAGTTCGTCCGGGAAGCCCGGCTGTGCCGCAAGTACGGCGCCGCCGTGGTGGTGATGGCGTTCGACGAGCAGGGCCAGGCCGACAACCTGGAGCGCCGCAAGGAGATCTGCGGCCGCGCCTACCGGATCCTGACCGAAGAGGTCGGGTTCCCGGCCGAGGACATCATCTTCGACCCGAACTGCTTCGCGCTGGCCACCGGCATCGAGGAGCACGCCACCTACGGCATCGACTTCATCGAGGCGTGCTCGTGGATCAAGGCGAACCTGCCCGGCGTGCACATCTCGGGCGGCATCTCCAACGTGTCGTTCTCGTTCCGCGGCAACAACCCGGTCCGCGAGGCGATCCACGCGGTGTTCCTGTTCCACGCGATCAAGGCCGGCCTGGACATGGGCATCGTGAACGCCGGCGCGCTGGTGCCGTACGACTCGATCGACCCCGAACTGCGGGAGCGTATCGAGGACGTGGTGCTCAACCGCCGCGAGGACGCCGCCGAGCGGCTGCTGGAGATCGCCGAGCGGTTCAACACCAAAGAAAAAGGTGAGGATCCCGCCGCGGCCGAGTGGCGCAGCCTGCCGGTCCGCGAGCGGATCACCCACGCGCTGGTCAAGGGCCTCGACGCGCACGTCGACGAGGACACCGAGGAGCTGCGGGCCGAGATCGAGGCCGCCGGGGACGGCCGATCGAGGTCATCGAGGGCCCGCTGA
- a CDS encoding DUF5703 family protein codes for MSVGRGRMPAAWSQAVAEDSSEYEWIPLRLPPDVTRVTASIRLSIEAEYRGWELNRVRLYTDGSRRVLLRRKKRADGPAGPDQPGL; via the coding sequence ATGAGTGTGGGCCGGGGCAGGATGCCCGCGGCGTGGAGCCAGGCCGTCGCCGAGGACTCCAGCGAGTACGAGTGGATCCCGCTGCGCCTGCCGCCCGACGTGACCAGGGTGACCGCATCGATCCGGCTGTCCATCGAGGCCGAGTACCGCGGCTGGGAACTCAACCGGGTCCGGCTGTACACCGACGGGTCACGACGGGTGCTGCTGCGCCGCAAGAAGCGCGCAGACGGTCCCGCCGGACCCGATCAGCCGGGGCTGTGA
- a CDS encoding SMP-30/gluconolactonase/LRE family protein, with protein MSAHPNSAVRAGRWAASALALVVIAGCSSNPVDAPPPTITPARAADSPAPAEAPAGTVLPLAQPGQAAVFDATTARLVVLSSGADRSTVTLIDAAAAPTAVELESEATAVAGDGDGTAYLATRGGYLRLDIGTGEVTRVDVDGQQDVEFTAITRRADGRIVLGSADGAVVTTSPDGGVDARLKMFARVDALVTQDDIVVVLDRGQTSVTTLNADGTNSEHALRAGDGATTMATDGAGRVLVADTRGDELLVYGVRPLILRQRYPVPDAPYGVAGSQNPQGLAWVAQTASNTVVGYDLATGIPVEKVRYPTVQQPNSLAYADTTDTLFVVSGSGAGVQVITGAGGAG; from the coding sequence TTGTCTGCCCACCCAAACTCCGCAGTCCGGGCCGGTCGCTGGGCCGCCTCCGCACTGGCGTTGGTGGTGATCGCCGGGTGTTCGTCCAATCCCGTCGACGCGCCGCCACCGACGATCACGCCTGCGCGGGCCGCGGACTCCCCCGCCCCCGCCGAGGCCCCAGCCGGGACGGTGCTCCCCCTGGCACAGCCGGGGCAGGCCGCGGTGTTCGACGCCACGACGGCGCGCCTGGTGGTGCTGTCGTCCGGCGCGGACCGCTCGACGGTGACGCTGATCGACGCGGCGGCCGCGCCGACCGCGGTGGAGCTGGAATCCGAGGCGACCGCGGTGGCCGGCGACGGCGACGGCACGGCGTACCTGGCGACCCGGGGTGGGTACCTGCGCCTGGACATCGGCACCGGTGAGGTGACACGGGTCGACGTGGACGGGCAGCAGGACGTCGAGTTCACCGCGATCACCCGCCGCGCCGACGGCCGGATTGTGCTCGGCAGCGCCGACGGCGCCGTCGTCACGACCTCGCCCGACGGCGGGGTCGATGCCCGCCTGAAGATGTTCGCGCGCGTGGATGCCCTTGTCACACAAGACGATATCGTCGTCGTTCTGGACCGCGGGCAGACATCGGTGACGACGCTGAACGCGGACGGGACGAACTCCGAGCACGCGCTGCGCGCCGGCGACGGCGCCACCACGATGGCCACCGACGGCGCCGGCCGCGTGCTCGTGGCCGACACCCGCGGCGACGAGCTGCTGGTGTACGGGGTCCGCCCGCTGATCCTGCGCCAGCGCTACCCGGTGCCGGACGCGCCGTACGGAGTCGCGGGCTCGCAGAACCCGCAGGGGCTCGCCTGGGTGGCGCAGACGGCATCGAACACCGTGGTTGGTTACGATCTGGCGACCGGAATCCCCGTCGAGAAGGTGCGATACCCGACCGTGCAGCAACCGAACTCCCTGGCCTACGCCGACACCACCGACACCCTGTTCGTGGTGTCGGGATCCGGCGCCGGGGTGCAGGTCATCACCGGTGCCGGCGGTGCCGGATGA
- a CDS encoding DUF3090 domain-containing protein, which translates to MARAIHVFRTPDRFVAGTVGQPGNRTFYLQAVHDKRVISVILEKQQVAVLAERIAALLLEINRRFGTPIPPETNDVEDLSPLVTPVDAEFRVGTMGLGWDSEAQTVVVELLAVSETEFDASVVLDDAEDGPDAVRVFLTPESARQFAARSNRVISAGRPPCPLCEEPLDPEGHICVRTNGYRRGALSGSDDDEL; encoded by the coding sequence ATGGCCCGCGCAATCCACGTCTTCCGCACACCCGACCGCTTCGTGGCCGGGACCGTCGGCCAGCCGGGAAACCGGACCTTCTATCTGCAGGCCGTGCACGACAAGCGCGTCATCTCGGTCATTCTGGAAAAGCAGCAGGTGGCGGTGCTCGCCGAGCGGATCGCCGCACTGTTGCTCGAGATCAACCGCCGCTTCGGCACCCCGATCCCGCCCGAGACCAACGACGTCGAGGACCTCAGCCCGCTGGTCACCCCCGTCGACGCCGAATTCCGCGTCGGCACCATGGGCCTGGGCTGGGATTCTGAGGCCCAGACCGTCGTGGTGGAGCTGCTCGCGGTGTCCGAGACCGAGTTCGACGCCTCCGTCGTGCTCGACGACGCCGAGGACGGACCGGACGCGGTGCGGGTGTTCCTGACCCCCGAGTCGGCCCGCCAGTTCGCCGCCCGCTCCAACCGGGTCATCTCGGCGGGCCGGCCGCCGTGCCCGCTGTGCGAGGAGCCGCTGGACCCCGAAGGCCACATCTGCGTCCGGACCAACGGTTACCGGCGCGGTGCCCTGAGCGGGTCCGACGATGACGAGCTCTGA